Genomic DNA from Gossypium hirsutum isolate 1008001.06 chromosome A01, Gossypium_hirsutum_v2.1, whole genome shotgun sequence:
atattattaatttattaatataaaagaataGTTGCAATTGACATTTGACAAAGTATAAAGAAGCCACATGGAGGGAGACTTGGATCCCAAAATTCCAAAGGGCATGACAATGTCAGGCCTCATACCCCCTAAAAAGGGCAAAAATCCAAAGCTATTCTACTACACAGGGTTTTCAGTAACCAGCCAACACATAGCATCTCTTTGCTTTGCTGTGCTTTCTGATGCTGCCACGATTTCCTTTTTGCATGCTTATCCCTAATTATACTTTGCCACGCCTCCCTCTACCCCATACCCTTTCTTCTCTTCTGGATTCTTCTCATTATTTTAATCACATTCAATCtccattattttataattaaaaaattatcttaactcgattaatattaatattgttTCTAGCGTAAGAGATTATGAATTCGAATATATCTAAacacattattctcttatttaaaaattaaaaaaattataaaaaattctatgtattatattaaaaagaataGATATAATAAAAAACCTACATTTACATAAAATTTGACATAACATTAACGAAATGCAAAATATGATGGTACAATTgttattacaaaaataaagaGAGCATAGTATCGaatatatttaaacatttttcgtCTTATTTAAAGATATTATGAGCAAAGTAAATATTGTATAAATAGAACCTAAAACTAGAATAATTTTACACTAAATCCTTAACTATATCTCACTGTTGCAAACACACTTTATAATATAAAACCAACATTTGTTGGGTGGAAAGATAAACAGTTTAATATCTCTTAAGTAAGATTTCCGGTTTAAATTTCGTAAATGGAAAAAATAGTGCTAATAGAGCTTCATTCCTTTTTATAAGAGTTTGGCccttttttacttcaaatttataGTTAAAACCCTAATATGATTATTAGATACGATAAAATTTTAAACCGATATATAATTCGATCTCAAATTTAGTCGAATcactaatataattattaaatataaaaaaaattaaaataatattgaaaactttcaaattaatatataatttaaatttaaatttaatgaaaccAAATATAATTATCTagaaaaattcataataatatattagtATTCCACACCTCATTGCCTCCTATATATATCCAAGTCCCCCATCCCAATCTATTTGTCCCCTTAGCACTCAACACTTTATTCTTCTCTCTCCATTAATCTTAGTTGAAAGAGAATCATCTTTGCTTTCGCCCATGACCACTGTTTATGACCCTTCACACCATCTCACCTCCAAAAAATTGTGTTTCAAGGACCTTGAAATCCCTCCAAGGAAAAAGCAACTCCATTGTTGCCACAACGCCGCCGCCATGGAACTTCCCCACCACGAAGCTAGGCTCCACAAATACCTTCCTTCCAATGAAGACAATGACGGCACCGATGATCCATACGGCACCGACCATTTCCGCATGTACGAGTTCAAGGTAAGAAGGTGTACAAGGAGCCGTAGCCATGACTGGACTGACTGTCCTTTTGCTCATCCAGGTGAAAAAGCCCGCCGTCGTGACCCTACTCGGTACCAATACTCCTCCACCATCTGTTCTGACTTCCGCCGGGGCGGTGGTTGTCCTCGCGGCGATGACTGTGAGTTCGCTCATGGAGTGTTCGAATGTTGGCTTCACCCTACACGTTACAGAACCGAAGCGTGTAAAGATGGTAAGAACTGTAAGCGTAAGGTTTGTTTCTTTGCTCATTCGTCACGTGAGCTTCGTCTCTTGCCGGAATCACAACCGCCATACAAAAACTCCGACAAGAACTATAACCATTGCTGCTTGTTTTGCCGGTCGGTTACATCGTCGTCGTCGTTGTCCCCAACAAGTACTCTCTTGGGTTTATCTCAATTCTCGAGATCCCCATCCCTGTCACCGCCTCTATCTCCCTTAAAACACCAGCAACGAACACCAAGGTACGGCGGT
This window encodes:
- the LOC107960118 gene encoding zinc finger CCCH domain-containing protein 2 yields the protein MTTVYDPSHHLTSKKLCFKDLEIPPRKKQLHCCHNAAAMELPHHEARLHKYLPSNEDNDGTDDPYGTDHFRMYEFKVRRCTRSRSHDWTDCPFAHPGEKARRRDPTRYQYSSTICSDFRRGGGCPRGDDCEFAHGVFECWLHPTRYRTEACKDGKNCKRKVCFFAHSSRELRLLPESQPPYKNSDKNYNHCCLFCRSVTSSSSLSPTSTLLGLSQFSRSPSLSPPLSPLKHQQRTPRYGGDRISKFGTEMTTSYDDVLLKEVMSCLGTMTLSEVPSPMATTPNTNIPWLDVSFKGAPSMVSPSGSGEYFNGGGDDEKNNGNGVVLDHDLDLGWVNELLM